caggacggacagctgattgtcctcgcagtggcagacaatgtgtaacaacacctgcgcaggatcggtacatccgaacatcacacctgtgggacaggtataggttggcaacaactgcccgagttacaccaggaacacacaatccctccatcagtgctcagactgtccgcaataggctgagagaggctggactaagagcttgtaggcctgttgtagtaaggcaggtcctcaccagacatcaccggcaaccacgtcgcctatgggcacaaacccactgtcgctggaccagacaggactggcaaaaagtgctcttcactgacgagtcgtggttttatctcaccaggggtgatggtcggattcacgtttatcgtcaacggaatgagcgttacaccgaggcctgtactctggagcgggatcgatttggaggtggaggatctggggcggtgtgtcacaacatcatcggactgagcttgttgtcattgcaggcaatctcaacgctgtgcgttacagggaagacatcctcctctctcatgtggtacccttcctgcaggctcatcctgacatgaccctccagcatgacaatgccaccagccatactgctcgttctgtgcgtgatttcctgtaagacaggaatgtcagtgttctgccatggccagcgaagagcccggatctcaattccagtccatgaggagatgcagctggtggccacaccagatactgactgttacttttgattttgacccacccccctttgttcagggacacattattccatttctgttagtcacatgtctgtggaacttgttcagtttatgtttcagttgttgaatcttatgttcatacaaatatttacatgtgttaAGTTTGAAAATCAATGCAGTTGACagcgagaggacgtttctttttttgctgagtttatatagggaTAGAACCATCTcagcagattttgctgcgaagagacaatcattagatcatttgttttggtactgtccatatgtagctgatttttggttgcaggttcaggaatggctgaagaattacaACATtcacctggagctaactctgcagatagcactgctgggtgatttgaaaagtaatAGTCAATCGATCAAGAATCtaatattttagcaaaaaaaatgtatctttaattgacaatctgtagaaactatgagcatagaaaggttcagaacttttgtgaaacatcacagctgaaaaatatatggcaaagggaaatcaaaactggatggtgttaagagataagacgttgagtggagctgaagggtggaacTATAAACAACTGATGTAAAAtgtactgtgtccgtaaaatgtatatacagtaggttcagaacttttgtgaaacagcacagtttaaaaaaaatggcaaATAGTAACTGTACGGTCTTCagagaattacctggatttctgcataaattagtaataaaatgtgatctgatcttcatctaagtcacagcaatagacaaacacagtctgcttgaactaataacacacaaattattgtatttttcttgtctatattgaatacagcatttaaacattcacaatgtaggttgggaaaagtatgtgaacccctaggctaatcacttctccaaaagctaattggagtcaggcgtcagctaacctggagtccaatcaatgagacaagattggaggtgttggttagagctgcccagtcaagagtcctgacctcaatccgattgagatgctatgacatgacctcgagagcagttcacaccagacattccaagaatattgctgaactgaaacagttttgtaaagaggaatggtacaaaattcctcctgaccattgtgcagttctgatccgcaactacataaaacgtttggttgaggttattgctaccaaaggagggtcaaccagttattaaatccaagggttcacatactttccccaccctgcactgtgaatatttacacggtgtgttaaataaagacatgaaaatgtataattgtgtgtgttattagtttaagcagactgtgtttgtctattgttttgATCAGATCAAATTCTATGACCAATTtaagcagaaatccaggtaattccaaagggttcacatactttttcttgcaactgtagatgggaggggttgagggtagttgaaggatgaaaaaaataaaggaaagacAACTATTGTAGAATacattgtgtccgtaaaatgtatatacagtgcatttgggaaagtattcagacccctttttccacagccttactctaaaattgattaaattaaacatcatcagtctacacacaataccccataatgacaaagcgaaaacaggtttttagaaatttttgcaaatgtattaaaatgcaaaaacatcgtgtttacatacactaccggtcaaaagtttttctttatttttactattttctacattgcagaataatggtgaagacatcaaaataacacacatggaatcatgtagtaaccaaaaaagttttatacaaatgaaaatacactgctcaaaaaaataaagggaacacttaaataacacaatgtaactctaagtcaatcacacttctgtgaaatcaaactgtccacttaggaagcaacactgattgacaataaatttcacatgctgttgtgcaaatggaatagacaaaaggtggaaattatagacaattagcaagacacccccaataaaggagtggttctgcaggtggtgaccacagaccacttctcagttcctatgcttcctggcagatgttttggtcacttttgaatgctggcggtgctttcactctagtggtagcatgagacggagtctacaacccacacaagtggctcaggtagtgcagctcatccaggatggcacatcaatgcgagctgtggcaagaaagtttgctgtgtctgtcagcgtagtgtccagagcatggaggcgctaccaggagacaggccagtacatcgggAGAcgcggaggaggccgtaggagggcaacaacccagcgcaggaccgctacctccgcctttgtgcaaggaggagcactgccagagccctgcaaaatgacctccagcaggccacaaatgtgcatgtgtctgctcaaacggtcagaaacagactccatgagggtggtatgagggcccgacgtccacaggtgggggttgtgcttacagccctatttggtgaaagaccaagtccatattatggcaagaacagctcaaataagcaaagagaaatgacagtccattattactttaagacatgtaggtcagtcaacatggaacatttcaagaactttgaaaggttcttcaattgcagtcgcaaaaaacatcaagcgctatgatgaaactgactctcatgaggaccgccaccggaatggaagacccagagttacctctgctgcagaggataagttcattagagttaccagctcagaaattgcagcccaataaatgcttcacagatttcaagtaacagacatctcaacatcaactgttcagaggagactgtgtgaatcaggccttcatggtcgatttgctgtaaagaagccactactaaaagcaccaataataagaagacttgcttgggccaagaaacaagagcaatggacattagaccggtgaaaatgttgtcattttgtggtgtccaaatttgcgatttttggatccaaccgccgtgtctttgtgagacgtggtgtgggtgaatggatgatctccgcctgtgtatttcccaccgtaaagcatggaggaggaggtgttatgtgtgggggtgctttgctggtgacactgtcagtgatttatttagaattcaaggcacacttaaccagcatggctacaacagcattctgcagcgatacgccatcccatctggtttggcttagtgggactatcatttgtttttcaacaggacaatgacccaacacacctccaggctgtgtaagggctattttaccaagaaggagagtgatggagtgctgcatcagatgacctggcctccacaatcccccgacctcaaccaaattgagatggtttgggatgagtcagaccgcagagtgaaggaaaagcagccaacaagttctcagcatatgtggaaaatccttcaagactgttggaaaagcattccaggtgaagctgtttgagagaatgccaagagtgtgcaaagctgtcatcaaggcaaagggtggctactttgaagaatctatatacaaataaaatatatttatttgtttaacactttttggttactacatgattccatatgtgttatttcatagttttgatgtgttcactattattctacaatgtagaaaatagtaaaaatatagaaaaactcttgaatgataggtgttctaaaacttttgactggtactgtatatgtacaatgTTTTTAATGGGAGAttgaaaatgatgcagacaattacattgatggaagctacaatctgcaACATTAACGCACACAGCTGTTAATGTGATGTAGAGCAACATCTTTCTCTTAGAtgtactaactttaagcatcagctatctgagcagcttaccgatcgctgcagctgtacacagcccatctgtaaatagcccacccaactacctacctcatccccatattgttttattaacattttttgcacaccagtatttctacttgcacatcatcatctgcacatctatcaccccagtgttaatttgctaaattgtaattacttcactactattggcctatttattgccttacctccttactccatttgcacacactgtatatagatttttctattgtgttattgactacttTTGTTTAAtccatgtgtatctctgtgttgttttttgtcgcactgcttagctttatcttggccaggtcgcagttgtaaatgagaacttgttctcaactggcctacctggttaaaaaaggtgaaaaaattaataaaaaatccttcTCAATATCAATATTGCACCATGTATGAGgtatttctgtacaaatattcgGTATAATTGTATAAATAAGGCTGTACTTATTTATTCTTCACTGTGAACATTCTCTGTGTATTGGCATGTTGCATTCTTGTATTatttcatataaacaaatactATTAAAGATGTGTTTAGAACATTGGATCAATCAACATGTGGGACCAACTCAACTGAATCGATCAATACTTCAAAGTCAATATTTCAAAGTTTGAGCTGAGTAAATCGTCCTTTCTCCAGGCCCCCACTTGCGCTACAGGACACTGACCCTGACCCCTATGAGGGACTCATAAGCTCAACTCGCAGCCGATACTTAggttccacacacacagtcatttacAAGGAAAATATACCTCAGGTAAGGCATTGTCAATTCATAATATTGTTACGTAGGGTTTAGTTTGGTTGAAAGAGGTGATGCTATGTTCAAAGATGGCACGTATTTAGCAACAGGTATTTGTCAATGGCTAGCTGAATAAACAGACGGTAAATTCAAAGCTTCTCAACAGAAATGATGTTCTATTGTAAGTCTTCAAACTTAAAACAGAATTTTTTTAGCATTGTGTGGTTCCTGGTTGCTATTTTAATCCCTTTCATATACAGTGGGATCCAAagttattgacacccttgataaagattagcaataatgactgtattacataaataataaaaatattgaGCTATGTTCTATCCTAAAATAATTGGcaaattattttatactaatacaattgcgcCGGGAAAGATTTTGTGTCACAAGTAATACTTTTCTTTCTCTAAAAgctaggggtcaaaattattgacacccctaaaggtTCATATTAAGTAGTCAAAGgttttgtatttggtcccatattcctagcacgcaatgactacatcaagtttgtgactctacaaacttgttgaatgcatttgcagttagttttggttgtgtttctgattattttgtgcccaaaagaaattaatggtaaatactgtattttcattttgcagtcactttaattgtaaataagaatagaatatgtttataaaaatgtggatgctaccatgattagggATACCCCTGACTGAATCGTGAATAatcagtgagaaagttacagattaCCAATAACGAGAGGTTAGCATGTAcagtattagtataaaataatacaatttaaaaaatgttatcaTACAATATAGctaagtatttttattattttattgcttATACttttcaagggtgtcaatcattttggaccccactgtacatactTAGATAGCCACTCTTGAGTTATGAATTCCATTAAAGGAGAGGTTTTACTTGCATCCATTTTTTTTTCAGGTGCTGAATAAAACGATTATCCACTTTAAAGAAAAAAGTGCTTCTAATAAGGTGATAACATAACATACCctaagctttattaaaatatcacaTATTCGGAGAGCAAACTGAGTGGAAACTCTTTAAAATTATGAATAGCCCCAGTGtgtgctttgttattttttgtgtttcCCTACATTACAATGGCCTCCCACTAGGCAAAGAGACAGTTGAACTTTGGAAGTTACTTTGAGTGGTGTTATGTTGGTTATAATGTGTGCTGCAGTGGCATCTGGTGACTTAAAAAGTAAGGGAGGTAGGTTGAAAGTTATTTTGAATTTGTTATAGTTAAGCCAATGGTTTGGCTTAATGTAGGACATCCTAAAAATGtatccctctcctccctgaaGGAGCCTCCTCTGGTTTGTACCAGTATTTCAAGGTAGCTTAAAACAATAGATGTGtatacagtaccatactgtaGCCTATACCAACGCTAGTCCTTGTGAGCTGCAGTGTCCGCTAGTTTACCCTTCCCCCGGTGCTTCATTGATCCTTACATGCCATCGGTTGCCCAGAGACAACTGGTTTCCCAAGTATAAATTAACCTGTGACCAATgaccaaaggggttgaatacgccTCATATAACCTGACCcagacccctctctccccctcaggatGAGGTTGTCCGAGTTTGTGTGGATTCTGGGGCTGCTCCTCGCCTTGCTGTCAACCTCCCAGGCGTTCAAAGACTTCTGCCATGTCAAGCCCAAAGACGTGCCCCTGGAGCCCAAGTGTGTTTACCGCAGCCCCGAGGATGAAGCCTTGACAGCGGATGCTAAGCCAGAGAAAGTTCCTGAAAACACCAATCCCCGGGTGTGGGAGCTGTCCAAGGCGAACAGTCGCTTCGCCCTGTCCCTGTTCAAGCAGCTATCCCAGGGTAAACCCAGCGAGGCCAACATCTTCATGTCCCCTATCAGCATATCCACAGCCTTCGCCATGACCAAACTGGGCGCCTGCAACAACACGCTCAAACAGATTATGAACGTAAGGGGTCTAAAGCAAAATGTTGGTGTCTCGTGTGTTCGCACGTGGCAAGCTTTTGTACATTCACTTCTGTCAAACAGTACACAGTTAGTCACTCACCCTTTTAGATAACTTGAAATATTCTAACCAGGTCTAGTGTCTTGAAGTTGCCTAGGCTAAGTAGTGctagccaattagcttcagccggctgGTGTGCGACCGTGGAAGAATGGGTTTGACATCGGATAGCCTAtctctggggctagttagggaccatcaataaattacacaatgtaaatggcaCAATATTTTCATATTGCACATAttttagttgtctcattaaatgctttcaatatttgtatatgaatttctacaaaatatagttgatttgaggtttgtaagtcattgaaatttggagctattgaccTTTTAAAATATTGTGTACAAAGTTACCATGGGCATTAGATCGGGTCGCGTGCAGCTGCACTCCAAATGGATGATTATTTGGGTGCCtccagctgtgggcaggattgaaataaacccaacccaaggaaaactgTTAAGGTACCCTTCATTCCATGACAATGATTTTTCCTATCATCTCGCAACTCTGTTTTGGACGAGACCGACTTTATGACAAAATTCTCCTTTTTATACTTTGtggacactagaataaatgtgtcTGACTCATATCATTGCCACATAGTACGCTTTCAAAATGAGAAGTTGatttttaggggcagtcgctctttaaatGGTCTTGGTAACCCGCATTAAAAGGCCAaaatacagtgtacaaaacattaagaacaccttcctaatatttcaTTGTACCCCATTTTGGCTGGATGTGCTTTGAGTGGTCGACCATTCATAatacaaacgggaaactgttgtgtgaaaaacccagcagcgttgcagttcttgtcacactcaaaccggtgtgcctggcacctactgccataccccgttcaaaggcacttaaatactttgtcttgcccattcagcctctgaatggcacacatatacaatccatgtctcaaagctttaaaaaatccttctttaacctgtctcctcccttcactgattgatgtggatttaacaagtgacctcaataagggatcatagctttcacctggtcagtctatgtcatggaaagagcaagtgttcctacACTCCGTGAATAAAACCATCAAGATTGAGACTGTTACTATACATTTACAATTACATGCATGACCCGCTCAGCATTTTGTTCATACACATTAGGCAGGAGGAACTTAGAAATGTGGGTTTTATGTCAGTTAATATGTTCACTCAGTCTGTCTTGCTcttcttcagtgatttttttattttatttatagccACAACCAATAACAGCTCAGGCCTCCCAATGTCTGACCTCTTGTCTCAATCTCAATTCAGGTGTTTGAGTTTGACACGATCAAAGAGAAGACGTCGGACCAAGTGCATTTCTTCTTCGCCAAGCTAAACTGTCGCCTGTACCGCAAGAAAGACAAGACGACAGAGCTGATCTCAGCCAACCGTCTTTTCGGAGAAAAGTCTCTGGCATTCAGTGAGAATTACCAGAATATCAGTGAGCTGGTGTATGGCGCTAAACTCATGCCACTCAATTTCAAGGTCATTCCCTCTTGCGTTTTTCATAGCCTACTGCTTAATTTGGCATTTTCACACATCACAAATAGCATGTGTTATTATGCACTCTTTAATAACAATTACTGTGTGTACAAGAGTTAATTAATTCACTTGTTACTATTATGGACCAGAGTTAAGTAATCAATTAGAgaagtggttcccaactccagtcctcaagtacccccaacagcacacatttttgttgttaccCCAGACAAatctgattcaactcattgagggcctgatgattagttgacaagttgaatcaggtgtgcatgTCCAGGggtacaataaaaatgtgtactgttgggagtAGTcaaggaccggagttgggaacaaCTGAATTAGATGTACTGAGGTATTGCTACATGTTATTTATCTGAAGTTACTGCACAGTGTTGAGTAATTCAATTCCAGAGTTACCAAAGTAGTTCAAGGCATGTGACATGGTAGAAGTGCAATTCTGTGAACATGGGTCTTTTAGGAGAAGCCAGAGCTGTCACGGGTGACCATCAACGATTGGATCTCAAACAAGACGGAAAAAAGGATTCAGAACACTTTGCCGGAGGGATCACTGAACTCCAACACTGTGCTGGTCCTGGTCAACACCATCTATTTCAAGGTGTGTTGAGTATATTTTTCTCATACATTTTGTGTTCTGCGCTGCCTATGGATGGACAGGCCAAAACAAGTTTCATTTTGGCCACCACCCAGGAACCCACTGCCTTTCATTCAACTGTCACATAATTTTTTGCTGTCTCACAGGGTCAGTGGAAAAACCAATTCGACAAAGACAATGTCTTCAAGGCCAACTTCTACGTGAGTAAGTCCAAGACATGCCCAGTGTCCATGATGTACCAGGAGACCAAGTTTCGCTACGGCAGGTTCACTGAAGATAAGGTGCAGCTGCTGGAGCTGCCGTACCGCGGAGAGGGCATCACAATGGTGCTGATCCTACCACTGAAAGGCACACCCTTGTCTGAGGTGGGTCCTGGGTGCCTGTCGTCATTTACACTGTTCACTGACAATTATATTGTACTCCCAAGGTTATTCATGTTTTAGTAATTTTCAACTCATCCTCCATACCACCAATCACACTGAACATCTGCTGTTGTTGTAAGGTGGAGGAGAACCTGGACTTGAAgaagctgactggctggctggataACATGAGGGAGACCACGGTGTCGGTGCACCTGCCCCGCTTCCGCATCGAAGACAGCTTCAGTCTGAAGGAGCAACTTCAGGCCATGGGGCTCGAGGACCTCTTCAGCCCCAGGGACGCCAGCCTCTCGGGCATCCTGGAAGATGAGGCAAATAATCTGTACATTTCAGATGCATTCCATAAAGCATTCATAGAGGTATGTACAGGATCCATAAGaatca
This window of the Salvelinus sp. IW2-2015 linkage group LG16, ASM291031v2, whole genome shotgun sequence genome carries:
- the LOC111975337 gene encoding antithrombin-III: MRLSEFVWILGLLLALLSTSQAFKDFCHVKPKDVPLEPKCVYRSPEDEALTADAKPEKVPENTNPRVWELSKANSRFALSLFKQLSQGKPSEANIFMSPISISTAFAMTKLGACNNTLKQIMNVFEFDTIKEKTSDQVHFFFAKLNCRLYRKKDKTTELISANRLFGEKSLAFSENYQNISELVYGAKLMPLNFKEKPELSRVTINDWISNKTEKRIQNTLPEGSLNSNTVLVLVNTIYFKGQWKNQFDKDNVFKANFYVSKSKTCPVSMMYQETKFRYGRFTEDKVQLLELPYRGEGITMVLILPLKGTPLSEVEENLDLKKLTGWLDNMRETTVSVHLPRFRIEDSFSLKEQLQAMGLEDLFSPRDASLSGILEDEANNLYISDAFHKAFIEVNEEGSEVVAATAVVAIGRSINLNQEVFMANRPFLLLIRESTINTMVFTGRVADPCDP